Within the Thalassophryne amazonica chromosome 19, fThaAma1.1, whole genome shotgun sequence genome, the region TAACCTTCTTTTCCCCTGTTGAGGTCTTTTTCATTTCCATCCTCCCGCTTTCTTGTCCCACCCTTTTTTCTTTGTGCTTACTTGGGCAGCAGGAGTGTGGCCTACAGAACTGCTTTGCTAAGCTTGAAGTCGCAGAGCCTGATGTCAGGGGAAAAAAAGAAGTTCTCATGCAAAGTGGACATGCCAAGAGCCAAGCGGTGCAGTTGTACTCCTTTGGCTGTCTGTGGCCAAATGTTTTGCAGAATGGAAGTGATAATGCAAGGTACATCTGTACATCTGTCTTCAAACATTTAGTTTGTGCCAGCTAGGATATCCTTCttgcacattcattcatttttttgagaaatatctcctccagacagattaacCACACAGCACCATAcgttttgtatttcttaaagattgacgaagtccaagacctattcagttgcaaaaatgttcatgtatccatcccctgaattgtctCGAGAAAACTGTCtatgaaagtgatgatttagctGTGTTATATTTAAACGTTTCCACACCTTTGCAcagtattggtttagcttttatattttttattatggaaATACTACTGAGCTtaactttcactgtgagtttatagGGCATCATTTTCAGAAATTTTTATATAAAAAtggcagatttttttcttttattttttcagttttgcTTTTTTAAATGTGAAGTCATTAAAACATTCAAACATAAAAGCTCAAAGGAGGACAAACATTTTGGTAGACACaatcacaatcaggatgttcccaaaaataaaaactggcctcaaaatgctgtttttcactaaaacactttcaaacaacatataaacaacttaaatattgcagagattcaatgggaagaccattgcaggtcacagcaaactcatttgtgcctaaactaaatttattcatgggtttaagattagacccttatcattaaaatacatagtaggaacaaacaatagacttaataatgacagaaatcattggtgttttagtgagggggaaaaaacaaacaaactattttggcagccatcttggataaatggcttgaggccagtttttatttttgggcacatcctgattgtgttttggggtcatctaaggaacctaaaaaacttggtttggtttagtccttggggggtgggggtgtgcaAAGATAATGGTCATAGTTCCCCTAATACAGTCTGTAGAATCAATACTACTGTGTAAAGGAAGGAACAGTAATTGCATATTGTACTTTATAACCCATTTTGGCACTCAAGACCAAGATATGATATAACATACAACCATATAAAACATACATAAAATCCAGGGCCAATATCAAGTCTATAGTAGTATGACAAACATTTGACATAATGTAGCTTCTCTTACCAAACTATTTGCAATAAACAGACCTGTCTTACACAGCAAAGGCCACTGAAAgaagataaaaaaacaaacaaaatgcaatTTCCCCTGTTTGTGTCTCGCGAtgcttttagtgtgtgtgtgtgtgtgtgtgtgcatatatatatatatatatatatatatatatatatatatatatatgcacatctAGCATATTGACAGCCAAATGCTAAAAATATTGCTATTCCCATTTCAATGATTTGCGTCATAATTTCATATAAAAGTCTTAAAATTTATGTCGAAGATATCAAATCCTGAAACAGTTCGTCCTTACCAGTGATAGATGTGTGTGTGGTCGGCCCCAGGACTGAGACACAACAGGTGCATGAGGTATAGACCTTCCCAGGGCTCCTGCTTCCATGGTTGGAGACTGCTTGCCTCGACGTAAACCTAGTTCCTCAACCTCTCTATTGCTACTAACCACGTTGTTGTTGATCCTACGCATGTACACCTAGAATACAAAACAATTTGAAAGTGCGACATTACTCAGTTTTCCACCTTCATTCTTCCTTTCACATAGGATTAGTCATGTAACAAGCAACAGATGTGAGTCAATAATCAAATTTTCATTGAAAGCACTGTCCCATATTGTCATGTCTTTAGTTGGTCTCTTACCTCTGCAGGGGAAGACTTGGTTCCCTTCTGTGCCGCAAAATTTCCACCACCTCCACTGCTGAAATCATCTTCTGTGTCAAGGACGGTGGTTGCCCGGTAGGCCTTCCACGTGGTCAAGGCCTCTGCCTCATCTTCCGATGCACCATCAGTCATCCTTCTTGGACCCCCTCTTCCTCGGCTTGTGTCCTCCACTGACGCATTGCCCCGGTTCCTCAAAGTGCTTCTTACAGTTACATTTTTCGTCTCTGGTAAACTGTTTTCTTGAGAGTTCCGCCTTTGCCAGCTGGCAACTGTGGTAGTGCTAGTGCCACTGCTTTCAAAGCCTGATTCTACATCATTCAAGTCTGCGAAAGTGATATCCGAAGATTGAACACTAAAGTTGTTGGAACGGTAACGAAGCTGATTGGCAGAGGTCTCCAGTCTGGAACTGACATGGAAAGCAGACATATGTGGGGGATCATCATGGTTGTCTACTCCATAGTCGTAGTCCTGGCATGGCCGTAAAGTGATATCACTCTTGGGGATGGAGATTTCATATGGGACAGCGATGCTGCCATGGTGCTCACTGGTGGGGCCTGCCACAGTTGAGACAAATTCAACTGTTAGTACACCATAACCCTTCAAGGAAGAAGTCACCGTTTacgtattttaaaaaacaaaaaagtaaacaGTAGCATTGAAGGTGGTATTTCAATCGTCACACTCTGACCAAATGTGCTAAAGCATTTCTTTTGATAAATCCCTGATAATGGTCTATACCAGGTCGCAGTATTATGGAAGCACTGGTCTAAGACGTTTGGTACCAGTAATTCCGTCTCCAAACTTTCAATATGTCAACGCTGGATGTGGAAAGCTGTTAGGCTGCTGCTTTGAGCAGCTCTGAGTACTTCATGCTGAAAAAACAGTTTGTGTCACATCACTGTGTCTCATAGTGCAACTAGCGGTGCAACAAACAAGAACAGCACACCCGCAGTGAGTTAAACATATTTAATCTCATCTGGGTGTGTTCGCATAGAGCAGTGgtatccaaagtattccagaaagagccaagagggtgcaggttttctttgcagccactgactccagcaggtgatttcactgattaacatccctttgagcagatgggatgagttcctcAGTGAAACCGCTGGCATAGACCAAACAGTAGATGAAAACAGAACAGCAGCACAACTGTGGTGAGTAAAGGGGGTGGGTGGTGGGGCTATTTTGGTTTTTCCCTATAAATCCGCATTAAGTCTCTTACTGAGGATAGCATGAAATAAAAGCACAGAAGGaaccttcttacctgtcaatcaagTAGCACTTTCCACATAAACACAAAAGttctccattcttcctgctcagactgtGCAGGCCATGGATACAGCCATAGAGGAAGAggatgaacccccccccccattaaaaaaaaacaaaaaaaaaaaacgcacacaaCCTTAGGAACACTTACGAAGAATTTTTTGCATATACTCAtactattaatatttattttcaacaactaaaatgtttagtcaATAGTACTCGGTGCCTTAAGAtgcgctgacacttgcacgactttgatgcacgcacttgcacgacctgtgtcgtgcaggagaggaaACTAGTCTTTAactggtgtagactgaacgtgaaatgttgaaatgttcaaaaaaaatctttcatgcataaatgtcgtgcaacgtgGCACGATCTGTTTGCCAACgctacgtgcagctcatcaagtggagtaaagaagtgaacagagcgagttgttgcatcagtgcaccgcatcagagcgcaacttatctgaaggattataacaagatgttgtacgtatcataaacatacttttacagctgcccaCAAGAAGGaaggaacatgcaactgttttaccaagccatgacaacataaacatgacaaataattacctttttagacagctccaaatgctttctccagctcattcagtgcACATGCGCGAATGGCTgctgctggagcagtcctctgtgattcaggaagcgattagagccattttcagcagccaacttgcagagaaaatgattaatccgctatgaaataattattttatatacacagcatccagagcGAGTGGCAGCTGGTGAAACAAAGCACCGGTTGCCGGCTggtggcgtccagctgggaacacagcggctgGGATTGTCATGATGACGTGCatgcatcaaagttgtgcaagtgtcagggcacctttagtttTACTACAACTCGACACaaagtggaattgatgagccatatggtaattggactgcatttatatagctctttccatctgaatcagaagcactCTCATTCACTCATTTAcataccgatgtcagggtgctgccatacaaggtgctcaactgcacaccagaagcaaatgggggattaaggaccttgcccaaagacccttagtgattttttgctctggctggggtttgaaccgaggatcctttggtTTCAAGTccaccacttaaccactagacctttaCGTCCCCCATAAAATGTTTACTTTATTTAACTTTCTGTATAACTAAAGTGAGGTGtgaagcaaaataataataataataataattattattattactttttttttgaaGCAGTGTCCAATGCAAGGACATAAatggtctgtttggggttctagttTTAAAATCAAATCTGGTGAGTTAGGGATGCAATAAGTATGAAAATTATGAGTGGTCTTTGGATCAGTTATTGAACAAGCATGTAGGTTGTGATGTCAATTTGGGATAgagtaaaggcaaagaaaaggtgaaaatgtgcaaaaaacaaaaaacaaaactaacatGCATTAAGCAGTATACCTAAAGCAATCAAAGCTGGATTACACACTACCATCATACACTAATTTatgaatgaaatgaaagaaaatttatataagcagtattaagcacataaatgtaacGGTATCATGATGCATATGCCTATCGGATGTCCAATGATATGAATCCCACTGAGTTTTGAGAAATGACAGAGCCCTAAATGCCTGAAGATTTTGGGTATATTAAATTCTGTGAGACTGAACCTGTTGGTTGGGGTGACACCGAGGAGTAAATTTCTTAAATGATAAATAACTTACCAATAAGGATATTACTGGTGGAGGTGTGGCGTTCTTTGATGGGCATCGGTTCACTTGAAATGCTGCTACTGCGGCTGCTGGTCCTGGAAGAGCTTGGGTCATTGGGATAGATGGTTATACTACTGGTCATTTTACTAGTGGAAGTCACAATAGGTTTGGTGGAAATTTTGGGTTTGCCATTGGCAGACAAGGGTTCAGAAATCATCATTTCTTTCCTATCAATCTCAACAATTGCAGGTTTGATGACGGCTTTTGACCTCAACGCCTCCCGTGGACTGCACACTCGATGGATTTCAATCCCTGATAGTGTATGTGTGGGTTCCTGGTGGCTGCCATCAGATGATGTTCTGTTGTGGAGCTCCCCATCAAATGAGCTCCTGGAGGAAGAACCCTCTGAATTTGAGTCATGAAAATGGGAGTATCTGGGATACCTGGAGTTTACAGACCGACTGCTTGCAGTTGTAGTTATCACCTCAGTTACAGGCTCTGATTCAGAGGGCTTTGGACCAGTAGATTCTGTTTCTGAGGCAGAGGAATGACCCTCTGACCCTTGATTATTTTGCAGCAGTGGAGTGATGTGGGATTTGTGGGCAGTGTATGACCCATTAGCCTTGGATAGATTAGATGGGAGAATTAAGGGAACAGGTCTTGAATCCTGAACCTGGTCCAGTGATTCCTGATCTGAGGCAGATGGTGTGTCTTTGTCAAGTGCAGTAATACCATAGACATTACTGGAGCTTTCAGGCACTACATCAGAGTTGTTTGATTCACTATCACTACCTACATACATTTTTGAAAACTTTTCTGTTCTGCTCTTTTTAATCTCACCATCACTCTGTTTATGAGTTGTCCTCAGTGGCTTCTGGTCATTAGCTGCTGGAGGGTAGCGACTAAGAACAGAGACTTTTTTGAGATCAGCAGAGGATGCATTTACAGAACTATAAGCTGCCCCTTTTATCTTTTCTTCTGTTCCTCTTCCTGTGTCTCTAAATCCATTATCAAATGAAACTGTAGAAGTTGTGGTTTTGGGAGTCCTTCTGCTCTTCTGAGCAGGACTGAGGGTTCTCCTAACAGGCTTAGGAGAACTTTCTTCTGAGTGGCTTAGCTCTTTACTCTTCAGCTTGGTTTCCCTTTTGTGCTGAGGAGAACGCTCCCTGTTCCTGTGTTTAGGGGAGCTTGGTTCTGAAACTGTTGCTGGACTCCTATATTTAGGTTTCTCTTGTCTGAAACCTTTCACAATAATCTCCTCATTCTCAGCTTTGCCATTCTCTATGACCTTAGCAGGGCTGTTGAGGCAAATGTCCGTGTTTCCATTGCCATGTTTATCTATGTTACCAGTACCATGGCCACTAATTCCACCTTTTCCACCTAGCTGTGTCCTGAGCTGTTCTACTTGCTCACTCAGTTGTCGAGTGCGATTCCTTTCCATCTGAAACTTCTCATTAAGTTCACCATTTTTGGACTCCGAGATCTTTAGGTCTTCCTCTACAATCTCTAGCTGTTTAAGGCGGTTCTTCAATCCCTCTATCTCCTGGGTCAACTCCTTTACTTTGTTGTCCTCTTCCTGTGGACTTCCCAAGCTACTGTTTTTCTTATTTTCAGATTTGTTTATGAGACTAATGTCACCATCAGTCAACTTCAAGTACTCAAGGCTCTTCTTGCGTCCAGTCACTTTGCTTGTGAAAAGCCCAGTGCATGACAGTTCACCTTCAATCCGGGACCTCATTAAATCTGCACAACCAGGATCTGCAGACATGTCGAGACGATTCTTCTGGTGTTCCAGTTTTTCTCTCAGGTTTAGAATGATCTTCTCATCTTCTCTCTGCTTCTCCAAAAGCCTCTTACGCTCACTCACAAACGTCTGTGTGAATCCTTTGAGTTTCTCCAGTTCCACAGCCAATGCCTGCTCTGCTCTTTCAAGCTTTGTCTCAGATCCTTCAATGTCCTTCAAACGGGCTTTAAGAGCCTCCAATTCCGATGAAAGCTTCTTTGTCAAGTTCTTCTCCTCATTGAGGCTGAGGCAAAGTTGACTACAATCAGACTTACTTTTCCCAAAAGCTTCTTCCAGTTTTTCCAGTTCTGCCATCCTCCGTTGAAGACGTTCAGTCTCAGCCTTCAGCTCCTTTGTaaggttttcctcctcttctagtTTCTCTCTTACTGTGCGACAGAGGTCCTCAGCTTTGCGTACCTCCTCATCCTTACCCTGTATCTTCAGGAGACGTTTCCTCAAGGTTTCTACATCTCCAAGTAGAGAAGAGTTGCTGCCTTCTGCCTGGATGATCTTGTCCTGTAAAAATATTGTGGTAGATGATTAATTAATCTACTCATCTACTGAAGTGCTACTGCACCTCACTTTTCTCACAAATTTATGAAATGCACCAACATAGTGATACAGATACATAAAATTATATCAGGACTGACCTGAAGGTCAAGCAGCTCATCCTCAGATTTCTGCAGCTTACTGGTAGCTTCTTCCAGTTCATCTAGTCTTCGGCCGAGACTCTGTAATTTGTGCCGCAGGTGGCGATGTGTCATGTCTTTATGGTCAGACATTGCGGCGAAGTTCAATGTCTTATAttcgtagttttttttttcttgcttgggTTATTTGATGACACAGTTTTGGGAGGTCCACATTTGTGTGGTAATGGTAAGTCCAAAGATGTTTTAAAGCAGGGTGATATGCCTTTCCTTCTATGgtcctttgtgtttttttttcttctaccgCTTCAGGAAGATGTGGGTCCCTCAGAGTGGTGTTTAGCAGACATATTTCTCATCTGTAGGAGGAAAAAAGGGAACAGCTCTTAGTCATGTAAATATTTCTGGCATGTGCATTCTCAAAAGGTAGATCAGTTAGTGAGGAATTTGAGAACAGGAGATTAGCTCATTGCACATTATTGGATACACGCAAACCAACCACGTTTCTAGGATTTCACCTAGCTAGCCTCACTACAAAAGCGGTATTATAATGGCCATGCCTGTCTGTGGTGTTATCTTCAAAATGCAGagcaatttcaatcaaacttgATGGATTGTCCTCTTGCAACACAGGTTATGTCAAGAACAGATGtcttagtggtgcagcttagctaaaatttccataataaTTGTGCAccttgtgataaaagcatagaatttggcacacatattctaaattaactaatgtttattttcagatatggagtcatcctggagctgacctctaatgagctacaggggtcaataaagaattacacagcggtcaaaaatttaaaaacgctccaatcatgttgaaaactataccacattatttgtctgatcataacaattccaaaaagatatagtttagactatctatgactgaatgttctggagttatggggtaaaaacagcaaaaatgatgacaaaggccagtttcagtttgtacagaggtcaaaagttaacttttcttccattttggtaaaaagtgatgcaaattattggttgaaataaaaggattaataaatggaatagttttcaccatctgtcatgcttagttatcaggttatggggtaacatatgtcatagaatccaatggacgttgaccttgtttgacctttactttggacaccaagcattcaacagtcaaaactattccagctcatcagaggtcagctccaggatggctccatatctgaaaataaatagttAATTAAGAATGTGTGTGTCAAATTTGATGTCTTTATCACAGAATGCACAAATGTTTTGCTATGCTGCCCCACTATCTAATCAGAGGTCTTCGGAGTGGCAATACCTTCAAAACACAAATTGCAACTGCAATGAAACTTTGTGGAAAAACTCAGTATACAGACTTCAAACAACACAGGTCATGCCAAGGTCAAATCATAGGTCACTGCCTAAAATGCATCATGTCAGGACCTACACAAGATATTGACAATGCAATTTTCCGCTTCACCTTCTGCTAACAAATGTGCCAGACCTCTAACGTCAACCAAAGGGGAAAAATTTTAGTTGGTGGCGGCAAAGCATTGCAACTGTCTACATGCTTTGTTCCCATAAAGTACTTGAACCAAATACTAATGCATGcagtacacaacaacaacaacaacaaaaacaaacatactgcatatgCAAGACACACAAAAATCCCTTGGTTGATTACTGGAAAAATTAGTGGCAAAATTGAGCAAACAAAATGTTTGCCTGCTATTCCACAGGAATGCTCACCCACTGTTTTTGCACATGAAAGTGTCGCATTCAAAAATACCTTGCCTGTCTGTTGAAAAAGGTGGG harbors:
- the luzp1 gene encoding leucine zipper protein 1 yields the protein MSDHKDMTHRHLRHKLQSLGRRLDELEEATSKLQKSEDELLDLQDKIIQAEGSNSSLLGDVETLRKRLLKIQGKDEEVRKAEDLCRTVREKLEEEENLTKELKAETERLQRRMAELEKLEEAFGKSKSDCSQLCLSLNEEKNLTKKLSSELEALKARLKDIEGSETKLERAEQALAVELEKLKGFTQTFVSERKRLLEKQREDEKIILNLREKLEHQKNRLDMSADPGCADLMRSRIEGELSCTGLFTSKVTGRKKSLEYLKLTDGDISLINKSENKKNSSLGSPQEEDNKVKELTQEIEGLKNRLKQLEIVEEDLKISESKNGELNEKFQMERNRTRQLSEQVEQLRTQLGGKGGISGHGTGNIDKHGNGNTDICLNSPAKVIENGKAENEEIIVKGFRQEKPKYRSPATVSEPSSPKHRNRERSPQHKRETKLKSKELSHSEESSPKPVRRTLSPAQKSRRTPKTTTSTVSFDNGFRDTGRGTEEKIKGAAYSSVNASSADLKKVSVLSRYPPAANDQKPLRTTHKQSDGEIKKSRTEKFSKMYVGSDSESNNSDVVPESSSNVYGITALDKDTPSASDQESLDQVQDSRPVPLILPSNLSKANGSYTAHKSHITPLLQNNQGSEGHSSASETESTGPKPSESEPVTEVITTTASSRSVNSRYPRYSHFHDSNSEGSSSRSSFDGELHNRTSSDGSHQEPTHTLSGIEIHRVCSPREALRSKAVIKPAIVEIDRKEMMISEPLSANGKPKISTKPIVTSTSKMTSSITIYPNDPSSSRTSSRSSSISSEPMPIKERHTSTSNILIGPTSEHHGSIAVPYEISIPKSDITLRPCQDYDYGVDNHDDPPHMSAFHVSSRLETSANQLRYRSNNFSVQSSDITFADLNDVESGFESSGTSTTTVASWQRRNSQENSLPETKNVTVRSTLRNRGNASVEDTSRGRGGPRRMTDGASEDEAEALTTWKAYRATTVLDTEDDFSSGGGGNFAAQKGTKSSPAEVYMRRINNNVVSSNREVEELGLRRGKQSPTMEAGALGRSIPHAPVVSQSWGRPHTHLSLDADGAEQIPNLSHSPVSWRRQLPSSDAPHMGTSYDRASKTPGSSSRGEMWSSRRQGPGAKAEGRSGAGSRPWSHRQSEHH